The Drechmeria coniospora strain ARSEF 6962 chromosome 02, whole genome shotgun sequence genome has a segment encoding these proteins:
- a CDS encoding BolA-like protein, which produces MSSTPMEDIIRAKVTAAFNPLTLEIYNDSHLHSHHKAMQGNLSKETHFRLVITSDAFTSKMLPARHRMVYALLRDEMNEVDGIHALQLRTLTPDEEVRQQKKAAEAAAANITKDESQAVPSATASQT; this is translated from the exons atgagctcgacgccgatggaGGATATCATCCGTGCCAAG GTCACGGCGGCCTTCAATCCGCTGACGCTTGAAATCTACAATGACTCGCACCTGCATTCTCACCACAAGGCCATGCAGGGCAACCTCTCCAAGGAGACTCACTTTAG GCTCGTCATCACATCCGACGCCTTCACGTCCAAGATGCTCCCTGCGCGGCACCGTATGGTCTACGCCCTTCTGCGCGACGAAATGAATGAGGTGGACGGCATCCATGCCCTTCAGCTGCGCACCCTGACACCTGACGAGGAGGTGCGCCAGCAAAAGAAAGCTGCGGAAGCGGCCGCTGCGAATATCACCAAGGACGAGTCCCAGGCGGTGCCGTCCGCAACAGCCAGCCAGACCTGA